A portion of the Bdellovibrionales bacterium CG10_big_fil_rev_8_21_14_0_10_45_34 genome contains these proteins:
- a CDS encoding low molecular weight phosphatase family protein, translated as MQNKVLFLCVANSARSQIAEGLAKVILRGKAEVNSAGSIPKKLNPLAVQVMNEVGIDISNHYSKAIHDLPMAFQENLTHVVTLCADEVCPATLPSSAKRLHWPLVDPAAEEGTVESRLESFRKTRNDLAPLLESLALSL; from the coding sequence ATGCAAAATAAAGTTCTGTTTCTCTGTGTGGCGAATTCGGCCAGAAGCCAAATAGCCGAAGGACTCGCAAAAGTTATCCTTCGAGGCAAGGCCGAAGTAAATAGTGCGGGATCGATACCAAAGAAATTAAACCCGCTCGCAGTTCAGGTCATGAACGAGGTCGGAATCGATATTTCAAATCACTACTCGAAAGCAATCCATGACCTCCCAATGGCATTTCAAGAGAATCTGACCCATGTAGTTACATTGTGTGCAGACGAAGTTTGTCCTGCAACTCTGCCTTCGTCTGCTAAGCGACTCCATTGGCCACTTGTAGATCCGGCGGCCGAAGAGGGCACGGTTGAGTCGCGGTTGGAAAGTTTTAGAAAGACGAGAAATGACCTTGCCCCGCTGCTGGAAAGTCTAGCTTTAAGCCTTTAA
- the mtnP gene encoding S-methyl-5'-thioadenosine phosphorylase yields the protein MLGIIGGSGFYQIEGLEIVDTLDIETPFGKPSSKISVGLINGQKIAFLARHGLNHSITPSEINFRANIWGLKSAGVREILSVSAVGSLQQDIRPGDLALPDQYLDWTKGKRVGTFFGSGLVVHISTANPVCQNLSYRILTSAKNLNFELHKNKTYACVEGPRLGTRAESLFLKSNGADIVGMTNVPEAFLAREAQLCYATVAVVTDYDCWLEDPTEHATAAKVMDLYRKNITKVQSVVGHLTQLNQEPIPCECRSSLAFAVMTKVSELGPDQKHILDFLRE from the coding sequence ATGTTAGGTATCATTGGAGGATCAGGTTTTTACCAAATTGAGGGTCTCGAGATAGTCGATACTCTTGATATCGAGACTCCGTTTGGAAAACCATCTTCAAAAATTTCCGTTGGACTCATTAACGGTCAAAAGATCGCTTTTCTTGCTAGGCACGGGCTCAACCATAGCATCACGCCCTCAGAGATAAATTTTAGAGCGAATATTTGGGGTCTGAAGTCAGCTGGAGTCCGCGAAATCCTAAGTGTTTCGGCGGTTGGCAGTCTCCAACAAGATATTCGACCGGGAGACCTTGCTCTGCCGGATCAATATTTGGATTGGACAAAAGGGAAACGAGTAGGAACGTTTTTTGGCAGTGGCCTTGTCGTCCATATTTCTACTGCAAATCCAGTGTGCCAGAATCTCAGTTATCGAATTTTAACCAGTGCAAAGAATTTAAATTTCGAACTTCACAAAAATAAGACTTATGCCTGCGTGGAAGGTCCAAGATTAGGTACGCGTGCGGAGAGTCTCTTTTTAAAATCAAATGGGGCGGACATTGTGGGGATGACAAATGTCCCTGAAGCTTTTTTGGCTCGAGAAGCCCAACTCTGTTACGCCACGGTGGCTGTTGTCACTGACTACGACTGTTGGCTTGAAGATCCAACGGAACATGCAACGGCAGCGAAAGTTATGGATCTCTACAGAAAAAATATTACCAAAGTTCAATCGGTGGTTGGCCATTTGACTCAGTTGAACCAAGAACCCATTCCTTGCGAGTGCCGATCGTCTCTTGCATTTGCAGTAATGACCAAAGTGAGCGAACTGGGTCCGGATCAAAAACACATTTTAGATTTTTTGAGGGAGTAA
- a CDS encoding methyltransferase type 11 has product MSTNNQGLESVKEYYGKILKSSEDLKTSACCTADSMPLHLREILKEIHDEVKDKFYGCGSPIPHALEGKTVLDLGSGTGRDCFLLSKLVGPRGRVIGVDMTEEQIAVAKKHLDYHTQQFGYNEPNVTFIKGYIEDLEGAGIKSESIDVVVSNCVINLSPNKKRVFSEIFRVLKPGGELYFSDVFSGRRIPKELTEDATLVGECLGGAMYTEDFRRMLLELNCPDYRVTSRTRISLNNAEIQKLAGMIDFYSISVRAFKLQLEDRCEDFGQIATYLGGIQNSPNAFVLDDHHTFEKGKAIAVCSNTASMLKDTRYAQYFRIIGDTGTHFGLFDCGPSTTSTGSDSAVGACC; this is encoded by the coding sequence ATGAGTACGAACAATCAGGGCCTTGAAAGTGTAAAAGAGTATTATGGGAAAATCTTAAAATCGAGTGAGGACTTAAAAACAAGCGCATGCTGTACGGCCGACAGTATGCCGCTCCACTTGCGCGAGATTCTCAAAGAAATTCATGATGAAGTAAAAGATAAATTTTACGGGTGTGGCTCACCAATTCCACACGCTCTTGAAGGAAAAACAGTTCTAGATCTTGGCAGTGGCACCGGACGCGACTGCTTTCTGCTTTCTAAGCTCGTCGGCCCTCGAGGCCGAGTGATTGGCGTAGATATGACAGAAGAACAAATTGCTGTAGCAAAAAAACATCTGGATTATCACACACAGCAATTCGGATACAACGAACCCAACGTTACTTTTATCAAAGGCTATATCGAGGACCTTGAAGGTGCCGGCATAAAATCAGAGTCAATTGACGTGGTGGTTTCTAATTGCGTCATCAATCTATCGCCCAACAAAAAGCGAGTATTCTCTGAAATTTTTCGCGTTTTAAAACCAGGAGGAGAACTTTACTTTTCCGATGTTTTCTCAGGAAGACGGATTCCCAAAGAACTGACGGAAGACGCAACACTCGTTGGGGAGTGCCTTGGGGGAGCCATGTACACTGAGGACTTCCGAAGAATGCTCTTAGAATTAAACTGCCCCGACTATAGGGTGACTTCACGCACGCGAATTTCCCTTAACAATGCTGAAATTCAAAAGCTCGCTGGAATGATCGATTTCTATTCGATTTCGGTTCGCGCTTTCAAATTGCAACTTGAAGATCGCTGCGAAGACTTCGGTCAAATCGCGACCTATTTGGGCGGTATACAAAACAGCCCTAATGCCTTTGTTCTTGATGACCACCATACCTTTGAAAAAGGAAAAGCGATTGCGGTATGCAGTAATACAGCGTCAATGCTGAAAGACACTCGTTACGCTCAATACTTTCGAATTATTGGAGATACGGGCACCCACTTCGGACTATTTGATTGCGGGCCATCGACAACTTCTACCGGGAGCGATAGCGCCGTCGGCGCCTGCTGCTAG
- a CDS encoding radical SAM protein codes for MQSFTSTLEKHGLTLKRSSVQILQVNIGRRCNQACHHCHVESSPLRTENMDEKTVDRVIELLAASKTIETVDITGGAPELNPYFRKLVIAARNLNKKVIDRCNLTILFEKDQQDTAQFLKENHVHIVASLPCYSKENVERQRGAGVFNKSIEALRILNNLGYGKLDSNLNLDLVYNPTGPSLPPSQQKLEIDYKKELRELFGIEFNHLFTITNMPIKRFLVDLEKSKRLEQYMDLLANSFNSKALTGVMCKNLISVSWNGELFDCDFNQMLELPLGSGRTGIWDIHSFDNFENNRITVADHCYACTAGAGSSCGGALV; via the coding sequence ATGCAGTCATTCACCTCTACCTTAGAAAAACACGGCCTAACGCTGAAGCGATCAAGCGTTCAAATTTTGCAAGTGAACATTGGACGTCGCTGTAATCAGGCGTGCCATCACTGCCATGTCGAATCGAGCCCCCTTCGAACCGAAAACATGGATGAAAAAACTGTAGATCGAGTCATTGAGTTGTTGGCCGCTTCAAAAACAATTGAAACGGTTGACATCACCGGTGGAGCGCCTGAATTAAACCCATATTTTCGAAAACTTGTGATTGCCGCAAGAAATTTAAATAAGAAAGTGATCGATCGGTGCAATCTAACAATTTTATTCGAGAAAGATCAACAAGACACAGCTCAGTTCCTAAAAGAAAACCATGTGCATATCGTCGCCTCGCTTCCGTGCTACTCAAAAGAGAATGTCGAACGACAGAGAGGAGCTGGCGTGTTTAATAAGAGCATCGAAGCGCTTAGGATTCTAAATAATCTCGGTTACGGCAAATTAGATTCAAACTTGAATCTAGACCTCGTCTACAACCCAACAGGCCCTTCTCTACCTCCATCTCAACAGAAGCTTGAGATCGATTACAAAAAAGAACTCAGAGAATTATTTGGAATTGAATTCAATCATCTTTTCACAATCACCAACATGCCTATTAAGCGATTTCTAGTTGATCTAGAAAAGTCCAAAAGACTTGAGCAGTACATGGATCTTCTCGCGAACAGCTTTAACTCCAAGGCTTTAACTGGGGTCATGTGTAAAAATCTAATCTCAGTAAGCTGGAACGGCGAACTCTTCGATTGCGACTTCAACCAGATGCTCGAGCTACCCCTTGGAAGTGGGAGAACCGGCATCTGGGATATCCATTCATTTGATAACTTCGAGAACAACCGAATTACTGTCGCAGATCATTGCTACGCTTGTACCGCGGGCGCAGGGAGTTCTTGCGGAGGAGCACTTGTATGA
- a CDS encoding pyridine nucleotide-disulfide oxidoreductase: MKKVVLKVGFIAVALGLLLFAKSQNLDQLLTIETLKSKKDLLELYFQANPWQTIGIYFLIYVLATGLSLPGATVLTLAGGMLFGFWIGTVIVSFASTVGATLAFLASRFLFKDFVERRFGDRLQSINAGVKKEGAFYLFTLRLVPVFPFFLINLVMGLTSIKTATYFFVSQLGMLAGTAVYVNAGTELAEITSLRGILSPGLLISFALIGVLPFVSKSVIGFIKSRKHLKNFKRPSKFDYNMIVIGGGSAGLVSSYIAAAVKAKVALIEKHKMGGDCLNTGCVPSKALIRSAKILSYFKRAEEFGLDRHNPTFDFSKVMERVQNVIKDIEPHDSVERYAGLGVDCIIGAAKIKSPYEVEVNGKVLTTKNIVVATGASPLVPSIPGLSEISFLTSDNIWNIRELPERLIVLGGGPIGCELAQSFARFGSKVTLVEMSSRILSREDEMVSQHVSDKFSKENISVRTGHKALRVDSAKKILVCEFEGREVEIPFDEILVALGRKANVTGFGLEKLNIEISNRGTVVADDYMRTTNYPNIFVCGDVTGPYQFTHTAAHQAWYVAVNALFSPFKTYKVDYRVIPWCTFTDPEVARVGLNEIEAKEKGISYEISHYGIDDLDRAIAESEAHGFVRVLTKLGSDKILGVTIVGDHAGDIISEFVTAMKHGLGLNKILGTIHIYPTFAEANKYVAGVWKKQNAPQIALKWLSRFHSWRRN, translated from the coding sequence ATGAAAAAAGTTGTTCTAAAGGTTGGGTTTATTGCTGTGGCACTGGGCCTGCTCCTTTTCGCGAAATCGCAAAATCTTGATCAACTGCTGACAATCGAAACCTTGAAGTCAAAGAAGGATTTGCTTGAACTTTATTTTCAAGCAAATCCCTGGCAAACAATTGGAATTTATTTTCTTATTTATGTGTTGGCTACGGGTCTTTCGCTTCCCGGCGCCACCGTTTTAACTTTAGCTGGAGGTATGCTGTTTGGCTTTTGGATAGGCACCGTCATTGTCTCCTTTGCTAGCACTGTCGGTGCGACACTTGCCTTTCTTGCGTCACGCTTTCTTTTTAAGGATTTTGTTGAAAGGCGCTTCGGGGATCGGCTTCAAAGTATTAACGCCGGTGTTAAAAAAGAGGGAGCATTCTATCTCTTCACATTGCGCTTAGTTCCCGTATTTCCATTTTTCTTAATTAATCTGGTGATGGGACTCACTTCCATAAAAACAGCGACGTACTTTTTTGTGAGCCAATTAGGTATGCTTGCTGGCACTGCTGTTTACGTTAATGCCGGCACCGAGCTTGCTGAAATCACCTCTCTACGAGGGATTCTCTCTCCAGGGCTTCTGATTTCGTTTGCTCTAATAGGCGTGCTTCCATTTGTCTCAAAATCCGTGATCGGATTTATCAAGTCTAGAAAACATCTCAAAAATTTTAAACGCCCAAGCAAATTTGACTATAACATGATCGTGATCGGTGGGGGCTCAGCGGGACTTGTTTCATCTTATATTGCCGCAGCCGTAAAAGCTAAGGTGGCTCTCATTGAAAAGCATAAGATGGGGGGCGACTGCCTCAATACCGGCTGTGTTCCCAGCAAGGCGCTGATTCGGTCGGCAAAAATTTTAAGTTATTTTAAGCGTGCAGAGGAATTTGGCTTAGACAGGCATAACCCCACTTTTGATTTTAGCAAAGTGATGGAGCGAGTTCAGAATGTCATAAAAGATATCGAGCCCCACGATTCTGTGGAGCGCTACGCGGGCCTTGGTGTCGACTGCATTATCGGAGCAGCAAAGATAAAATCGCCATATGAAGTTGAAGTGAATGGTAAAGTACTCACCACCAAAAATATCGTTGTCGCAACCGGAGCCTCGCCACTTGTTCCTTCTATCCCAGGTCTTTCGGAGATTTCGTTTTTGACCAGTGATAATATCTGGAATATTCGCGAGCTTCCGGAACGTTTAATCGTTCTGGGAGGAGGTCCCATCGGTTGCGAACTTGCGCAGAGTTTTGCGCGCTTCGGGTCAAAGGTGACTTTAGTCGAAATGTCTTCCCGCATTTTGTCTCGTGAAGACGAAATGGTTTCTCAACATGTGTCAGATAAATTTAGCAAAGAGAATATTTCGGTTCGTACAGGTCACAAGGCTCTGCGGGTCGATTCTGCAAAAAAAATATTAGTATGTGAATTCGAAGGACGCGAGGTAGAAATTCCGTTTGACGAAATACTGGTCGCGCTTGGCCGAAAAGCCAATGTCACCGGGTTCGGTCTCGAAAAACTGAATATTGAAATCTCCAATCGCGGAACTGTCGTAGCTGACGATTACATGCGAACGACGAATTATCCCAATATTTTTGTTTGCGGCGATGTCACCGGGCCTTATCAATTCACTCATACGGCGGCCCACCAGGCGTGGTACGTGGCAGTGAACGCATTATTTAGCCCGTTTAAAACTTATAAAGTCGATTATCGAGTCATCCCTTGGTGTACCTTTACAGATCCCGAGGTGGCTCGAGTTGGCCTCAATGAAATCGAAGCCAAAGAAAAAGGCATATCATATGAGATCTCTCACTATGGCATTGATGACCTTGATCGCGCTATTGCAGAAAGCGAAGCCCATGGTTTTGTTCGAGTTCTCACAAAGCTCGGATCAGACAAAATATTGGGCGTGACAATTGTGGGCGACCACGCGGGCGACATAATTTCAGAATTTGTTACCGCAATGAAGCACGGATTGGGACTCAACAAAATTCTGGGAACCATTCACATTTATCCCACGTTTGCAGAAGCTAACAAATACGTAGCAGGTGTCTGGAAGAAACAAAATGCTCCGCAAATCGCGTTGAAATGGCTTTCTCGGTTTCATAGCTGGAGGCGGAATTAG
- a CDS encoding DUF547 domain-containing protein, whose product MHLNHKQIASVLGFLLCFAAAGSDVFASGTEEPVYVPSARSINHDHAAWTKVLSRYVTVEGGTSVVDYKRLKANQRELDSYIETLQSVAGTEFREFSGDQRLAFLINAYNAFTLRLILNNYPDKMTKTETKIVDGKDQTISIRSIRNIPVSRGFSNLGASPWKDKFFKLFSDEHSLDEIEHEMIRAKFNEPRIHFAVVCASIGCPMLRPEAYVADRLKDQLEDATISFLKLRPGHRFDPQTKTLYLSSIFDWYGKDFEKTGGTVKDFVAQRMASNPDEANLIKSSDTKIKFLDYDWSLNEKK is encoded by the coding sequence ATGCATCTAAACCACAAACAAATAGCTTCAGTCCTTGGGTTCCTGCTCTGCTTCGCCGCGGCGGGATCAGATGTCTTTGCGAGCGGAACTGAGGAGCCTGTTTATGTCCCATCTGCGCGCTCCATTAACCATGACCATGCGGCCTGGACCAAGGTCCTTAGCAGGTATGTTACCGTCGAGGGCGGGACTAGTGTGGTCGACTACAAAAGACTCAAAGCCAACCAGCGAGAGTTGGATTCTTACATTGAAACACTTCAGTCTGTAGCCGGCACGGAGTTTAGGGAATTTTCTGGTGACCAGAGACTGGCATTTCTCATTAACGCGTATAATGCCTTTACCCTTCGACTTATCCTAAACAATTATCCCGATAAGATGACGAAGACAGAGACCAAAATAGTTGATGGGAAAGATCAAACCATCTCGATCCGCTCAATACGAAATATTCCCGTTTCGCGAGGATTTTCGAATTTGGGAGCATCGCCATGGAAAGACAAATTCTTTAAGCTATTTTCCGACGAGCACAGTCTGGATGAGATTGAGCACGAGATGATTCGCGCTAAGTTCAATGAGCCCAGAATACATTTTGCGGTAGTGTGTGCCTCAATAGGTTGCCCGATGTTAAGACCTGAGGCCTATGTGGCTGATCGCCTGAAAGATCAGCTAGAGGATGCAACGATCTCCTTTTTAAAACTAAGACCAGGGCATCGCTTTGACCCCCAAACGAAAACACTATACCTATCTTCTATTTTCGACTGGTACGGAAAGGATTTCGAAAAGACCGGAGGCACCGTCAAAGACTTTGTTGCACAAAGAATGGCTTCTAATCCTGACGAAGCAAATCTGATCAAAAGTAGCGACACTAAAATCAAGTTTCTCGACTACGATTGGTCACTCAACGAAAAAAAATGA
- a CDS encoding heavy metal-responsive transcriptional regulator — translation MEKNKETMTIGALSKISGIGIQTIRYYERKGLLKPVTRKSSGYRVFNWDSYKSLRFLKHAQELGFSLSEIKDLLRLRANKKSSCVDVQSRANKHLKGVEEKIAQLGMIREVLSELIQKCRSREVDDACPILDCFEKMEDSHGPR, via the coding sequence ATGGAAAAGAATAAGGAGACAATGACTATAGGGGCACTATCCAAAATATCTGGTATTGGGATACAAACAATTCGATATTATGAGCGCAAAGGTCTGCTAAAACCCGTAACTCGAAAAAGTTCTGGGTACAGAGTTTTCAATTGGGACTCCTACAAATCGCTTCGATTTCTGAAACATGCTCAAGAGTTGGGATTTTCACTTTCCGAAATCAAAGACCTATTACGACTTAGAGCCAATAAAAAGTCCAGCTGTGTGGATGTTCAAAGTAGAGCGAACAAACATCTCAAAGGTGTCGAGGAAAAAATTGCGCAATTAGGCATGATACGAGAGGTACTCTCCGAGCTTATCCAAAAATGTCGATCCCGAGAGGTAGATGATGCCTGTCCGATACTAGATTGCTTTGAAAAAATGGAGGACTCTCATGGGCCTCGATAA
- a CDS encoding mercury transporter, which yields MGLDKIENKSGWLVGGGVLASIVASICCIGPLVLTVLGISGAAALSKFETLRIPMIVFVLISFGIAGFSLYQKRNSCEQGSICADPSKFRRMVAFYWIGLVIAILGISSPQWVVFLFS from the coding sequence ATGGGCCTCGATAAAATTGAGAATAAATCTGGCTGGCTTGTTGGCGGTGGAGTTCTGGCTTCAATCGTCGCCTCTATCTGTTGCATCGGTCCACTAGTGCTTACGGTATTGGGAATATCTGGAGCTGCGGCGCTTTCAAAATTTGAGACTCTTCGAATCCCAATGATTGTGTTTGTTTTGATTTCGTTTGGAATCGCTGGTTTTTCTCTTTATCAGAAAAGAAATAGTTGCGAGCAAGGTTCGATATGTGCTGATCCCAGCAAATTCAGAAGAATGGTCGCTTTTTATTGGATAGGATTGGTGATTGCGATTTTGGGAATTTCGTCCCCGCAATGGGTTGTTTTTCTTTTTTCATAG
- a CDS encoding carboxymuconolactone decarboxylase family protein, protein MDYKKIDPALELMKDFGKITGGIPGLIDQMRQKSIFSESNVPQKFKILTAVVWAISARCEPCFKYYIHHAIKTGATEAELGEFLAIASTMGGCVGEMWALKAYKAFKEYSGDSSSNEAPSCCD, encoded by the coding sequence ATGGACTACAAAAAAATTGATCCCGCACTCGAACTTATGAAGGATTTTGGAAAAATCACCGGCGGAATACCCGGCCTGATTGATCAAATGAGACAGAAATCTATTTTTTCCGAGAGCAATGTACCACAGAAATTCAAGATACTGACGGCAGTCGTCTGGGCAATTTCCGCGCGATGCGAGCCATGCTTCAAATATTATATTCACCATGCGATCAAAACTGGCGCGACAGAAGCGGAGCTCGGTGAGTTTTTAGCCATCGCCTCTACTATGGGTGGATGTGTTGGTGAAATGTGGGCACTTAAGGCGTACAAGGCGTTCAAGGAATACAGTGGAGACTCTTCCTCTAACGAGGCCCCTTCCTGCTGCGATTAG
- a CDS encoding ABC transporter ATP-binding protein has product MPMILKNISIASPLRILVQIERLTIANGEVLGVLGPSGSGKSSLLSYCAGVLDPKFSASGEIWIGKDDETRIRLDKQSPQERKLGLMFQDDLLFPNMSVGENLLFGMQGHEPRATRLHRVREMLKKADLEGYVDRRPTSLSGGQRSRVSLLRTLLSNPRALLLDEPFAKLDPLLRLEFRAFVFQCVRDQELPCLLVTHEMTDLPAESKRITVGLLSDSKDILR; this is encoded by the coding sequence ATGCCGATGATTCTAAAGAATATATCGATCGCAAGTCCACTGCGGATTTTGGTTCAGATCGAAAGACTTACAATAGCTAACGGTGAAGTGTTGGGCGTTTTAGGTCCCAGCGGTTCAGGCAAAAGCAGCCTTCTCAGCTATTGCGCGGGAGTTTTAGATCCAAAGTTTAGCGCTTCTGGGGAAATCTGGATAGGTAAGGATGACGAGACCCGCATTCGACTGGATAAGCAGTCACCTCAAGAGCGAAAGCTCGGACTCATGTTTCAAGACGATCTTTTATTTCCAAATATGTCGGTTGGCGAAAATCTGCTATTTGGAATGCAAGGACACGAACCGCGTGCAACTCGTCTGCATCGGGTACGCGAAATGCTGAAGAAGGCTGACCTTGAAGGGTATGTCGATCGACGGCCCACCTCTCTGTCTGGTGGGCAACGATCACGCGTGAGTCTTCTTCGAACACTGCTCAGCAATCCGCGAGCGTTGTTGCTGGATGAACCCTTTGCAAAGCTCGATCCCTTGCTTCGATTAGAGTTTCGAGCTTTTGTTTTTCAATGTGTGAGGGACCAAGAGTTGCCTTGTCTCCTTGTCACACACGAAATGACTGATCTGCCAGCAGAGAGCAAAAGGATCACGGTGGGTCTTCTTTCCGATTCGAAGGATATCCTGCGGTGA
- a CDS encoding ABC transporter substrate-binding protein, with the protein MNCSREQGRRSEGLIMRVLRIFTFVLMALFFINHQLEADAVKIQFHAWGGDPRINRYIAAEAEAFKKLMGIEVQHIKIDDLPPVIKKVQSDKASGNLTKGTIDVVWLNGENFATMKKSGLLAGPLLSKIENRKYMNLTDPQFLNDFSTVTEGFEVPWGRAQFVFIWDRKRTPLAPQTATELLAYAKANPGRITYVRPPQFHGTTFLKQLLLELSTSSNLQKACTPDTTSSASAPLWKFLDELHPFLWRKAQTFPASTQVLHQMLMDQQLLMSMSFNPLEVDGLILKKELPAGAYATTFKKGGIANVHFLAIPFNSQKQQAALQWINHLTSPEAQVRKADVANWGDPTVLDSAKVPQGIKLPALSLRGPAQNEPHACWMEYIEREWQRRYGVAG; encoded by the coding sequence ATGAATTGCTCCAGAGAGCAAGGTCGCCGCAGTGAAGGGTTAATTATGAGAGTGCTTCGTATCTTTACTTTTGTCCTTATGGCCTTGTTTTTTATAAACCACCAACTCGAAGCTGACGCAGTCAAGATTCAGTTCCATGCATGGGGTGGCGATCCGCGCATCAATCGCTACATTGCAGCGGAAGCGGAAGCTTTTAAAAAATTGATGGGTATTGAAGTCCAGCACATCAAGATTGACGACTTACCGCCAGTTATCAAAAAGGTGCAGTCGGACAAAGCTTCAGGCAATCTGACGAAGGGTACTATTGATGTTGTTTGGCTCAACGGCGAAAATTTTGCGACCATGAAAAAGAGTGGCCTGCTGGCAGGTCCGCTCCTCTCCAAGATTGAAAATCGAAAGTACATGAATTTGACTGACCCGCAGTTTTTGAACGATTTCTCTACCGTCACCGAAGGATTTGAAGTTCCCTGGGGACGCGCCCAATTCGTGTTTATCTGGGATCGCAAGCGAACGCCTCTGGCGCCGCAGACGGCGACAGAGCTTTTGGCATATGCAAAGGCCAACCCTGGTCGAATCACCTATGTCAGGCCCCCGCAATTTCATGGCACAACATTTCTAAAGCAGCTCCTCTTGGAGCTTTCTACATCCAGCAACCTCCAAAAGGCGTGTACTCCGGATACCACGTCGAGTGCTTCCGCCCCTTTGTGGAAATTTCTGGACGAGCTGCACCCCTTTCTTTGGCGGAAGGCTCAGACCTTCCCCGCTTCCACTCAAGTTTTACATCAAATGCTGATGGACCAGCAGCTTCTGATGTCAATGAGCTTCAATCCTCTTGAAGTGGATGGATTGATTCTGAAAAAAGAACTTCCCGCGGGCGCCTATGCGACGACTTTTAAAAAAGGTGGTATCGCTAATGTTCATTTTTTAGCGATACCATTTAACTCGCAAAAGCAGCAGGCTGCGCTTCAGTGGATCAACCATCTGACTTCGCCAGAAGCACAGGTTCGAAAGGCTGACGTGGCAAATTGGGGCGACCCTACAGTGTTGGACTCTGCAAAAGTACCTCAGGGCATAAAACTTCCGGCTTTGTCTTTGCGTGGCCCCGCGCAAAACGAACCTCATGCCTGCTGGATGGAGTATATTGAACGCGAATGGCAAAGACGATACGGAGTCGCGGGTTGA